The DNA region gagaaaaaaattggttaaattacacagttggtccttatactttcactaaaattataaattggttcctataatttaaaagtttgtaattgatccctaaacaaaattaaattttgtaatttagtcCCCGCCGTTCAAACAATATTTGATTTAACAAAATAGTCCTCAGCATATTTACTATTTTAAACATGTGAGTTGCACGTGTTTAGCAGTAAGGACTAATTtacaattttagtaaaaatatagaAACCAACActataatttaactatttaaaaatgaccaaaaaattcctaacccaCCCCACCCCCTCCCCAGCCTCTCACTATCACTTCACTTTCCAAAACAGAGGAAAGAGCATCATGAATTGAAGGAACACGTTGCTCCTCAAcactctcctcttcctcttcatcctcaaCTACATTTCTCTATTCCTCTACTTCCTCACATACTCTTCCAATTCTTCACGCTCCAATGCCAACCTTCACAATCAAGTTCCTCTCTTAAGatcacagcagcaacaacaatcgCACCATCACTCTTCAAAGCCATGGCCAATTCTCCCTTCTTACCTTTCTTGGACCGACGTCGAAGACTCTAAGGCCAACGCCATAACCCGCTCCTGTGAAGGTCGGAAACGGCTTCGGTGGGGACTCATTGGCGGTGAACACACGGCAAATAACGTTGCTGCGGGGAGCGGCGCCACCGTGGTAGGGGAACTCCTCCCAGCTGAAGGCTTCTACGACGTTGAAGTCAGAGGGGTTTTGGATCGGGAATCCCTTAAACACCACAACCTCTTTCCCAAATTAGAGAATCCAGGTACTCTCTATTGCCCTTGATAGACTCCGTAAGTGACACTGTCATTGCTGCAGGAGGAGCCACCTCCGCTGAAAATCTAACTACATCGTAAACCTTCTGCTGTGGAACCTGGATCTCCATGAATGCCTCTGATGCCACCATCCTCGATTGATCTCATTGTTAACTCTGAAATGGTTACTATTGAAGAGAAAATGATaaactatataatatatattttatcaaataacGAATTTGAATAATAATACAAGAGAGAAGGATTTTGCTTGTGATGAGGTGAAGTCCTTGATTATtgctaatttaaatataattgggtGTTGAGTTGAATTGAGCTTACACATGATTCATGATTCATGATTCAACGATTCtgggattgttgttgttgaagccgTATTGTTgttaaaaaagaagaacaaaaattttGAAGAGAGGTGGAggaaaaaaaggggaaaagaggAAGAAGGGGACACTATGATAAATGTGGGTTTTTTTTTACGATAAACATTATTGaggatctaattacaaaatttaattttgtttaggaactcaattacaaacttttaaagtgtagagACTAATTTGTAATTTCAGTAAAAATATCGAGactaactgtgtaatttaaccaaaaaaatattaaaaaattagaaattatattttactcatttaattaaaaaaattaagaaaatccaTCTCtcatattcattaaatattattggaaaaaaaattaatgttaaattgatttgtgaaatggataattatttataaaaataaaattaaaaaaatcaaaactcaattaaaaatagtaattgaaatataaataccTGCCAGTGAGGGATGGTGGCCAGTCATTTTTCTCTCATTAATCAATATATTCTATCACtaactttttctttggttttagcACAGTTCAAAAACTAATCCATACGGATCGAAgttttatttaaagatttattGTTGGTTAATAAATTGCTGCATACACAAGATAAGATTTAAACTCAgacacttacttaagcggactaATAACTTATCACTAGATCAATCCAATTTGATTATATTCTATCACTaactattattaaaaaaaatttaaatataccaAAATTTCAATATGATACTACAAGAGGAGATAACTGACCatataattattttctttaatattttactTTAGAATTTTAGTATATCTGcaactaaatatattttaacatAAATTACAATTAGATCATTAATGATCCACGAGAAATTAATTATTACATTTgatgttaaatatttttaaatatttataaaatacgccaaaaatttaaagtaataaataaattttcaacaaatatatataccaatttaaatatgtttataagtgacttttcttaattttaactaataaaatgTTACAACTGATAACAATGACAtgaattaaaaaatgaatgcataaaGGTAAGTTTAGATTATGAGAATAGAAACTGAAATACAATAGAATTGAACTAAAGTTTATTCAATTGAGATAAAAGAATATTGTGTACATTGAAGCAAGGATACTACTCTATATATAGAGTTTACAAGAGCTGGACATAGCAATAGAAAAACAGAAAATGCCAGAACACCAAAACAAACTAACAGAATTAAAAAGTTAATTTAGGTTTATAACTACCATTTTGTACTTATTCACTCACTCATAGATCCCTCAAACTTAGCAGTGGGTTGAAAAACTATTAGATGTTGTCTCTAAACTTGTGAAACAGAGGAGCTGAAAGTGGTTTAATGAAGATATCCCCAATCTGAACTATGGAGAGTATATGAAGAACATAAAGCTCTTTTTGATTTACTATTTTTCTAAGGCAATGAAGATCAATTTTCATATGTTTGCACCTTGTATGAAACATTGGGTTGGCAGCCAATGAATAACCGCTTTGATTATCACAATATATAATAAGTGCTATTGATTGTTGGACTCTAAGTTCGTTTAGAAGTTGTTGAATGGACACCAATTCTGACTGAGCTGCTGCCATGCTCAAGTATTCTGCCTCAGTGCTGTTGTGGCTAACTTTGGCTTGTTTATTGCTTTTCCATGATACAAGACTGTTTCCTAAGTATACATAGTAACCAGTGACCGATTTTCTGTCCTTCAAGTCCCCTGCCCAATCCAAATCTGTAAAGGCAAGCAATCTCAAGTTAGTACATTTTTTAAATCTAATACCTGCTGACACTATACCTGCCACGTATCGTAGTATCATTTTCACCGCTTTTCAATATTCAATTGTTGGTGAATGCATAAACTAAAAGACCTTGTTAACAGAAAAGGCAAAGTCAGGTCTAGAGATAGTCAAGTACTGAAGGGATCCCACAACTTTTCTTGGAGCAAAAATGAGACCGAAAGAGAGAATAATTTTCGACTAAAGTTTTTGCTCGGTGACCAAGAATCATTCTGAAGGAAGAGattttagagatataatcattaatgtGCTTCCTTATATCAGCTTAAATTTTGAGAGAAGTGGTTTCATGACATGATATCAGAGCTCGTCCAATTCAATGTTGTTGGAACAAGTGTTCACGTTCTAAACTATCATTTTTGAACATGAATGAGGTGTATTACAAATCTCAAATCTCTTAGGGATAAGATctctgaaaaatttttaagtgtaaGGCATCTCTTATCCTATGAACAAGTTTTAAGGATTGAGTTAGGCATATCCAATTTAAATTCTAATATCATACCATAGCTTCTATGAGTTTAGAGTTCGATTCTTGTTGActaaaaaaagttaatataagacatataaaaagaaaaattataggcctatgcaaaaatttacacaaatttaaaaagaaattctTGAATGAGAAAACATATCAAAGATATAACAATTCACATATCTCTTTCTATTAGCTTAAGTTTTGTAGAGAGGTGATTTCACGGCAAAAATCAATCATTAATCCTCTGTTTTCTATCTTAATATAGAGTTGTGGAGATTGATAATCAACGTGTAAGTATAGAATTCAGCTTGGGTCATAGACACTATATTAGTAGTGCTGTATACGGTAGTCCCAACCCAGTTATCAATTAAATTTTTGCACCTACTGCAAGTCTGCAAGAGAATTTTATGCTTGACATACATAAACTTTtgcagaattaattttttttaattgttttcttgTGTGACTGCACATTATATTACTTTTTGTTAATTTGACGTATCaatttttatcataataaataaacagagaaaaaaattactgaaataaattGCATAATATTTTTAGCTGATATAGTACGAAAGTTGCACTTATTCAAAATTAAGTTCAGTAAAATTAACAGAAGAATTAGGATAACTTGTTTATTTACCAACCCAACTGCACAAGTATATATATTTAGATGCACATTATTGCAATTATTTTTTAAGCACATAAACTGAACcttgtaaatttataattttgccGTTGATTACCTACTTAGAAACTTAATCACATTAAAATTGCAATTATTACTGTTGTAATACAACCATTACTATATGCATGTACCATCACCATGCATTAGCTGATTTTGTATGGAAATATATACATTAGACGCTTTTTATTGCCACCAGTGTAGTGGAACAAAGTCAACAAACCTCATCAAATTTTCACTTTACTTCTTTTCACAATGCATTAGTCATGCTATATACTAAAAACCGCCAGTTTTCTACTCTGAACCttcatattaatttttattgttacaTAAATCTCCAATAATAATTCGAACCGACTTAAAGAAAACAAGACGTTCTTTTGCTCATAAAGGCTCCTACCTATAATGCTGCTTGGCTACCCACTATGGAAGGAGATTTTAGTTTAATAACTTTGCTCTTATTATAATGGCGAATCAAGATATTAATTGTTAAAATAACCTTTGCTGCTATCTAGTGTCGCTTTACAAATTATAAAAGGAAGTTTATCAGCAGGGTATGTTCAAATCTTACATTTGGCCTGGCAGAATTATTGTCCCTCATTAATCTCAGATATCAACAAGAACTAAGAAGCTTTTCCGGCAGTTCTATAGAAGGAGGATACATGTCCAAGTAATTTGGCACGAAGTGTAGGCCCCTCTCAGAAAAGGAAGCAAATTGTAAACTTGGCATGGAAAATAAAACTAGTTATAGCAATGAATTTCCCCTTTTGACTCAACTGTGAGAACATTAGTTTGAAAACCATTGTCTCAACTATCAAGCAATGCTATAAAGTCAAGTATATTTCCATTACCAAGTACAAAAACCAATCATCACTATAAGAAACCCCCTCCCCCAGTCCcccacttttctttttctttctcccttttttcCCCTCTTCTGTCTTCTTTTCCGGCTCTCGATTTAAATTATCCCCCAAACACAATTGTACACACTACTTGGTTTCTTAATGAAGACACTGAAATTTCAAATTCCAGGACTTGGGTTATTTAGTCAAATTTAATTCACCAGGTAGCATTGTTGGCCACCAACCATCTTGCATATAATCCAATAGCTAAAGCTTACATGAAATCATCCTCCATTTCTTGCAGTGTTTTGCTTCCTGATGCAATGTTCTTATTGGATGTCATATTCTCTGCAACCATCAAACCCTTGTAGCTCCTCAGTTCGGCTTGTCTCTCCTTTTCAAGTCTTTCCAATTCCTCACGGCGTTTCTGCACACATAacatgattaaataaataaagcttTTCTTTAATTGTATGCTTTTTGCATATGATCCAGGCATTTTGTgtgagatgctctatcttcaacCAAGGAAATGTGAATGCAAAACATTAAGCTAAGTTACCAACAAAggtacatgaattaaaatttgCCTATGCTACATCTCATAGAATAGAagacattttatttttatatgacaAGCTTGGCAGAGACATACATCACAGAAACCTTAAGATGCAATGCTCAAATTATTGACACAATTACACATCAAAAAAGACCTCCTAAAAGACAAGCTGAGAGATACTGATAATTCAAGCTGCATGAAATCACAAGAAAGAAGACATTTCTGTGCTTCTGAAGGGCATGCAATGTGCAAGTTAAGAAGATAGGACTAAGCACGAAAACAATAATTCATTCACTCGAAAGAATGTTTGGGCACAATTACAATATATCATCTGAATCAGATTATGTTATGCATGTCTACAGAGATACCTGTGGATAAAAAACAGTATTTTGCAATGCTTACCTTGTCTCTCATTTGTTGCTTTCTCTCAGCTCTTTCAGCTGCATTAACTGCTTCACGCTCAGCTGCAGCACACATTCATATAAAGATCAGAAAGGCTAAAACAAATTTTCAAGCGAATTAAACATGAGAGAAAATGAAAAGTAAAGCGCTAGCGTTGATGGCAAAAAAGAAACATATGGAGAGAAGAATTGTCACGTGACCTCTTTTCCcaacaaataacatttttatttaataaaagaaaggCACCGAGGATACATGTAGGAAATTCCTTAGTCACCTCTCAAATCAGGTTTCCTTTCCACTTTTGTTTTGTTTAGCCTGTTGACAATCTCATTGATCCGCTTCTCCACTCTCACAGTTCGGAcctaaaatgcatgaaaaccagAGATACTCTCAAAATTCACAGTCAAACATCAATTCACCACCCTCTCCCAATGCCACAAAGACAATACCAAACAAGAATGAAGTTCAAAAACATACCATTTTGGGGTTGTGGAAACCAACTTGACCAACATCCATTGAAGCAGTTTTCTTTAAATTGGCCCAGGGAGTATAAACAACATCAATATTGTTCACCTTATTTCCTGTCATGAATGAAGCACATAGAATAAGGAATTACACAGAATAAAAATAGCCATGAACTAACAACTACATATCCGTCTCAAGAGTATGAGAATTATTTCCAAATATAACCAACGTAAGGAACTAACATCAACAAGTGTAACCAGAAGCATTATTTATAGGTAATAATTTCTCACAGATAGCTACAATCAGTAAGATGTTTTTACCTTGAATCGAATTTGCTTTAACAAGCTGAGCACAGTCCTCCAGTAAACCTTCACTAATGTCATCAATAGTCTGACCTTTGTGCAGTCTTACATATACATGTGCTGAAGACATCTTATCAACATGGAACCTACACAATACACAGCTTACATCAATACCCATTAAATGGTAGAAGCTTAAACAAACCAAACAACAAAAAGCAAAAATCTAAGCAAAAAATATCATAACAAAAAATTGTAATTCAGGCACAATCTTGAAGATAACTCAATCTCTTCAgcatataattgaaaaaaaaaaacaaaaacaaaaaaaaaactccagTTTCAATGCAACACTGAATGGAATAACCTCTAGAATTTCAGTAATTCACGACAAATTAACAGCCTTTAACATCCAAATTTCTTAAACGAATCAACAAAACAACAGATAAATCAAAGATACAAAAAGGAGGCACGTAGAAGCAAAATTTATCCCCCAAAGCAACCTAATTTCTGGAAACGAACGAGAAAAGATCACAAAATCGTTAAACGAGAAGCAGGGAATTGCGGATTGGGGATTACCAGATATCTTCAGGGAAACCATATTTGATGAGTTCTTCGTTCTCGTACTTGTCGAGACCCATGAAGATGGTGTAATCGCCAGCTTCAGGGCGTGCCTTGAAGTAGAAAACCATCGGAACGGAACCTGCTTTCTTCTCACGCTATCTCAACGAAACGCACACaccagagaaagagagagaagagggaaagtCTCAATGGTTTTTATTGCGTGCTAGGGTTCTCTGAATCTTTCAGAGTTTTCTATACGAATCGCTGCATGAATTAAAAAAGTAAGAAACCTTTCGTCCCTCTTTCTTTGGCTCCTTTGTCTTTTTTCTCTAAACGCAATCATATGCGTTTGGGGCCGTTCTACAAATACCAAATTTTATCGGGCATTTGTTTCGACTTTCAACATTAGAAACACAATTCCAAGAAATGAAATTATCACCTACACCCCGGTCCGGCCCGAAGACCCGACCACTTTGGGACTAGTTTAGCCCGACTCAATTTCAAAAAGTGGCCCGACTAATTCATTCAACTGGGTTAGAGCTAAGGCTCAAGTCACCCAACCCAGTCCGATTGAACCCGCAAACAAAGAAAATACGCATCTTGCATCACGGGTTAGGCCATGTACACACACTCATTTTCCCAAAGTCCCAAAGGCAAGAGCAACGACTAAATCCTCATTTTGGTCATGAGATTTACGCAATTATTTATTTTGGTCTTTGAAATTTAAAGTTATCTATGTTAGTCTTCTAGATTTAAATTCGGACACTAATATGATTTCTCGATTTTTTCCGACGATGACTAGACAAACGAAGTGTTAAGATTACACCCTCCCTGTCACGCTGGATGATGAGTAAACGACATCGtttacttttggcgttcaaataaGTTAGAAATGAAGAATAATAGAGGTAAATAAGAAGACAAATACTTTATATTAGGTCTCTATCATTTCTTTTTCCTTTATATACAAAATAACGATATGTCTAACTTGTTTGTTTAGGTGCCAAaaataaacgacgtcgtttattcATTATCTAACGTAGTAGGAAGAGTGTCATTTGAGTACTCCATTTACTTAGTCATCATcgaaaagaaaagagagaccacattgaattttaaatttcaaaaaataaaataaataattgcgTGAATCTCACGATGAAATAGAAATTTAGTCGCAGAGCAACAGAACAACCTTTTTTTCTTGGTCCATTGTTAATGACTGTTACAAAATTTGGTTAATGTTTGGAGTTTTAAAActtcatttgatataatttaaaaaaattcaaacaaaacattttttaaggttttttttttgtctattttatcCAAGAAACTCAAGCTGTCATGACTCGTGTTTATCCCC from Arachis hypogaea cultivar Tifrunner chromosome 10, arahy.Tifrunner.gnm2.J5K5, whole genome shotgun sequence includes:
- the LOC112716168 gene encoding uncharacterized protein, with the translated sequence MVFYFKARPEAGDYTIFMGLDKYENEELIKYGFPEDIWFHVDKMSSAHVYVRLHKGQTIDDISEGLLEDCAQLVKANSIQGNKVNNIDVVYTPWANLKKTASMDVGQVGFHNPKMVRTVRVEKRINEIVNRLNKTKVERKPDLRAEREAVNAAERAERKQQMRDKKRREELERLEKERQAELRSYKGLMVAENMTSNKNIASGSKTLQEMEDDFM